Proteins from a single region of Strix aluco isolate bStrAlu1 chromosome W, bStrAlu1.hap1, whole genome shotgun sequence:
- the LOC141917697 gene encoding uncharacterized protein LOC141917697: MSSERVAAASAAAALGPAPNLDISATAPLPPLPPCPDHGRKDGPAPSPPSAPSPRGDEGGGDSTPLAAPAALGEPKNPFDLTIVPPGPRRAAGSKFKTASSGAGSTGRVSDANRKGTEEKPKETKDASSGRDPGEGGGTEDLCPPLPPSQNNPSGEESPASQAGSADIKTLLLHIVDKLDNLTVSQAEKREQKSYTFSSNTGPQPSAPPDPSLEYAVPVPATVPSSSHPAASHLFSSQAQSASAATRRWKGVLKDAILEGSFIPETVQAFPVSFNTVTGANEWDPLDWKLLEKARASVIQNGLHHQLTKQIIHYIFSSSLLIPKDIDQIAAVILTPSQKMLFESAWSKLANEEQVRPRPQGDPLHLVQAQMLLGTGPFTAVDLQVNLSNEVLRLSQSGPTVCT; the protein is encoded by the coding sequence atgagtagtgagcgtgTGGCTGCGGCGTCTGCCGCTGCAGCTCTCGGACCGGCCCctaatcttgatatatcagccacggcgccgctgccgccgctaccgccctgcCCCGACCATGGCCGGAAGGACGGaccggccccttcccccccctcagccccctcgccccggggcgaTGAGGGAGGGGGGGACTCGACGCCGCTTGCAGCGCCCGCCGCGCTGGGTGAGCCGAAAAATCCGTTTGATTTAACGATtgtgccgccggggccgcggcgagcGGCGGGATCTAAATTCAAAACTGCGTCATCAGGGGCGGGAAGCACCGGAAGGGTgtctgatgccaaccggaaagggactgaggagaaaccgaaagagacCAAAGACGCCAGTAGTGGGCGGGACCCAGGCGAGGGCGGGGGTACAGAGGATTTGTGCCCGCCCCTCCCACCCTCACAGAACAACCCCTCGGGAGAAGAGAGCCCCGCCTCACAAGCCGGCTCTGCAGACATTAAAACTTTACTCCTGCACATTGTAGACAAGCTTGATAACTTAACtgtatcacaggcagagaagagggagcagaaatcatataccttttcgtcaaatacgggaccacagccatctgctcctcctgatccatcgctcgagtaTGCAGTTCCTGTGCCTGCTACTGTGCCCTCAtcatctcaccctgcagcttcgcatcttttttcttcacaggcgCAGAGTGCCTCTGCAGCTACACGCCGATGGAAAGGAGTTCTTAAAGATGCTATACTAGAAgggtcttttatcccagaaaccgtacaagcatttccagtttcctttaatactgttactggcgccaatgagtgggatcccttagattggaaattgcttgaaaaagctagggcttcagtaatccaaaatggtcttcatcaccaattgaccaaacaaatcattcactatatcttctcgtcatcgttgttaattccaaaagatattgatcaaatagcggcagttattttaactccatctcagaaaatgttatttgaaagcgcATGGTCGAAGTTAGCTAATGAAGAACAGGTTCGTCCGcgcccacagggtgatccccttcatcttgtccaagcacaaatgctattgggtacagggcccttcaccgcagtagatctacaggtcaatctctctaatgaagtgttacggCTATCACAGTCAGGCCCTACTGtctgtacctga